The Desulfarculaceae bacterium genome window below encodes:
- a CDS encoding tetratricopeptide repeat protein produces the protein MRRFSVPAAILLMLLCSAPALAGWGQDLNQGNAAYRQGKANAAITAWERAVADPAMPAKDKANTYYNLGVLYLRLPGSVSQRTAYEKKAIVAFGRAGALDPGMAKAWNNRGNVYRTRGSLSAARNDYTRAIKADPRYAPAWRNRSIIYEKRGKLLQAISDTRAYLRLKPGDSRGKQRLASLEKKLAEQQAKAPKALRLAQAGHKAMQKRQYKQALDYIHQALVLDALSDAATARVYANQGTCWYQLGHFQKAAQSYGRAVGKDPGFAGAYRDRGIALLRLKDYRTASANFSAAINRDPKLASAWYHRGLARWSLGDNARAASDLTRYLQMQPGDQKARQILAKVKAGQKADYR, from the coding sequence ATGCGCCGATTCTCCGTTCCCGCCGCCATCTTGCTGATGCTGCTCTGCTCCGCTCCCGCCCTGGCCGGATGGGGCCAGGACCTGAACCAGGGCAACGCCGCCTATCGCCAGGGCAAGGCCAACGCGGCCATTACCGCCTGGGAGCGGGCCGTGGCCGACCCGGCCATGCCCGCCAAGGACAAGGCCAACACCTACTACAACCTGGGGGTGCTCTATCTGCGCCTGCCGGGCAGCGTGAGCCAACGCACGGCCTACGAGAAAAAGGCCATTGTGGCCTTCGGCCGGGCCGGAGCCCTGGACCCGGGCATGGCCAAGGCCTGGAACAATCGGGGCAACGTTTATCGCACTCGGGGCAGCCTGAGCGCCGCGCGGAACGACTACACCCGGGCCATCAAGGCCGACCCCCGCTACGCCCCGGCCTGGCGCAACCGCAGCATCATCTACGAAAAGCGCGGCAAGCTGCTCCAGGCCATCAGCGACACCCGGGCCTATTTGCGTCTCAAGCCCGGCGACAGCCGCGGGAAACAGCGCCTGGCCAGCCTCGAAAAGAAGCTCGCCGAGCAGCAAGCCAAGGCGCCCAAGGCCCTCAGGCTGGCCCAGGCGGGGCACAAGGCCATGCAAAAGCGGCAGTACAAACAGGCCCTGGACTACATCCACCAGGCCCTGGTGCTGGACGCGCTGAGCGATGCGGCCACGGCGCGGGTCTACGCCAACCAGGGCACCTGCTGGTATCAACTGGGGCATTTTCAGAAGGCGGCCCAGAGCTACGGCCGGGCGGTGGGCAAGGACCCGGGCTTTGCCGGGGCCTATCGTGATCGGGGCATCGCCCTGTTGCGCCTCAAGGACTATCGCACCGCCTCGGCCAACTTCAGCGCGGCGATCAACCGCGACCCCAAGCTGGCCAGCGCCTGGTATCACCGGGGCCTGGCCCGCTGGAGCCTGGGTGACAACGCCCGCGCGGCCAGCGACCTGACCCGCTACTTGCAAATGCAGCCGGGCGACCAGAAGGCCCGGCAAATACTGGCCAAGGTGAAGGCGGGGCAGAAGGCGGATTACAGATAG
- a CDS encoding succinate CoA transferase, with protein sequence MPEQRIRYAPLRDKICTPAEAASHISDGNNLCISGFTAGYPKLIPAELIKRAEAGEKLKVNIYAGASTGDAVDGAMARAGLVGWRRPYMSDRSMRKAINNNEILFKDDHLSGLSAAVRAGRMGRVDVAVVEVAAVTSRGNLIPTLSVGHTPAYLKMADKIILEVSNVDPPELEGIHDIFMPEDPPWRMPIPIYRAGDRIGKPFMEVDPERVVAVVYSQEADTCAIFSEPDEVSLSIAEQLLDFVRHEMRKGRLPKDLPWQSGVGDVANAVLSGFIDDDFFSSVSIYSEVLQDTVLDLIDLGKVRAASGSALTLSAKARDRFFQEIYRYKEKIVLRSVEISNAPEVIARLGVLAVNTALEIDIYGQVNSTHVMGSQMMNGVGGSGDFERNGAISFMVTPSTAKNGAISAIVPMVSHVDHSEHSVDVIITEYGLVDTRNLTPRQVAEAVITRCAHPEYRDLLWDYYQRACRETGGHEPHLLGKVFDMHQRFMQTGDMRLHKV encoded by the coding sequence GTGCCCGAACAACGAATACGTTACGCCCCCCTGCGGGACAAGATTTGCACCCCGGCCGAGGCGGCGTCCCATATAAGCGACGGCAACAACCTGTGCATCTCCGGCTTCACCGCCGGATACCCCAAGCTCATCCCCGCCGAGCTGATCAAGCGGGCCGAGGCCGGCGAGAAGCTCAAGGTGAACATCTACGCCGGGGCTTCCACCGGCGACGCGGTGGACGGCGCCATGGCCCGGGCGGGCCTGGTGGGCTGGCGGCGGCCCTACATGTCCGACCGCTCCATGCGCAAGGCCATCAACAACAACGAGATTCTCTTCAAGGACGACCACCTCTCGGGCCTTTCGGCCGCGGTGCGCGCCGGCCGCATGGGCCGGGTGGACGTGGCCGTGGTGGAGGTGGCCGCGGTTACCAGCCGGGGCAACCTCATCCCCACCCTCAGCGTGGGCCACACCCCGGCCTACCTCAAGATGGCCGACAAGATCATCCTGGAGGTGAGCAACGTGGACCCGCCCGAGCTGGAGGGCATCCACGACATCTTCATGCCCGAGGACCCGCCCTGGCGCATGCCCATCCCCATCTACCGGGCGGGCGACCGCATCGGCAAGCCCTTCATGGAGGTGGACCCGGAGCGGGTGGTGGCGGTGGTCTACAGCCAGGAGGCCGACACCTGCGCCATCTTCTCCGAGCCCGACGAGGTGTCGCTGTCCATCGCCGAGCAGCTTCTGGACTTCGTGCGCCACGAGATGAGGAAGGGCCGCCTGCCCAAGGACCTGCCCTGGCAGTCCGGGGTGGGCGACGTGGCCAACGCGGTGCTCAGCGGCTTCATCGATGACGACTTCTTCTCCTCGGTGAGCATCTACTCCGAGGTGCTGCAAGACACGGTGCTGGATTTGATCGACCTGGGCAAGGTGCGCGCCGCCTCGGGCTCGGCCCTGACGCTCAGCGCCAAGGCCCGCGACCGCTTCTTCCAAGAGATCTACCGCTACAAGGAAAAGATCGTCTTGCGCTCGGTGGAGATTTCTAACGCGCCCGAGGTCATCGCCCGCCTGGGGGTCCTGGCGGTCAACACCGCCCTGGAGATCGACATCTACGGCCAGGTCAACTCCACCCACGTAATGGGCAGCCAGATGATGAACGGGGTGGGCGGCTCGGGCGACTTCGAGCGCAACGGGGCCATAAGCTTCATGGTCACCCCCTCCACGGCCAAGAACGGGGCCATCAGCGCCATCGTGCCCATGGTCAGCCACGTGGACCACTCCGAGCACTCGGTGGACGTGATCATCACCGAGTACGGTCTGGTGGACACGCGCAACCTCACTCCCCGCCAGGTGGCCGAGGCGGTGATCACCCGCTGCGCCCACCCCGAGTACCGCGACCTGCTCTGGGACTACTACCAGCGGGCCTGCCGCGAGACCGGCGGCCATGAGCCCCATTTGCTGGGGAAGGTGTTCGACATGCACCAGCGCTTCATGCAGACCGGAGACATGCGCCTCCACAAGGTCTAG
- a CDS encoding phenylacetate--CoA ligase yields the protein MYWQKDIELMPREELERLQLERLQATIRQARRSPHYAKALAGIKARDLTSLREVRSLPFTVKQDLRDGFPYGLVAAPLKQAVRLHASSGTTGNPTAILHSKSDLREWANLLARGLYMTGLRSGDVLQNLTGYGLFSGGLGMHYGAERLGALVIPAGTGNSRRQIALMKQFHTTAMHIIPSYAFRLAAAFAEQGMDPREDTQLRIAIIGAEPHSEQARGRIEELFGVKAYNNYGLSELNGPGVAMECPEQNGLHLWEDAFLLEVVDPESLEPVPEGQVGELVLTTLRRKAMPLIRYRTRDLAAVLPGPCPCGRTHRRISRIAGRSDDMFIIKGVNVYPMQVEAVLMGFVEAGNNYVIVLEGDESGARMTLRVELSAEAGGMGADQREALGRRIAGRLRDEILVTPRVEPVDPGSLPKAEGKAQRVQDLRV from the coding sequence ATGTACTGGCAAAAAGATATTGAATTGATGCCCCGCGAGGAGCTGGAGCGCCTGCAACTGGAACGGCTGCAAGCCACCATCCGCCAGGCCCGCCGCTCGCCCCACTACGCCAAGGCCCTGGCCGGAATAAAGGCCCGCGACCTGACCAGCCTGCGTGAGGTGCGCTCGCTGCCCTTCACCGTGAAGCAGGATCTGCGCGACGGCTTCCCCTACGGCCTGGTGGCCGCGCCGCTCAAGCAGGCGGTGCGTCTGCACGCCAGCAGCGGCACCACCGGCAACCCCACCGCCATCCTGCACTCCAAGAGCGACCTCCGGGAGTGGGCCAACCTCTTGGCCCGGGGCCTGTACATGACCGGGCTGCGCTCAGGCGACGTGTTGCAGAACCTCACCGGCTACGGCCTGTTCTCCGGCGGCCTGGGCATGCACTACGGGGCCGAGCGCCTGGGAGCCCTGGTGATCCCGGCGGGCACGGGCAACAGCCGCCGCCAGATCGCCCTGATGAAGCAGTTCCACACCACGGCCATGCACATCATCCCCTCCTACGCCTTCCGCCTGGCCGCCGCCTTTGCCGAGCAAGGCATGGACCCGCGCGAGGACACCCAGCTCCGCATCGCCATCATCGGGGCCGAGCCCCACAGCGAGCAGGCCCGGGGGCGCATCGAGGAGCTGTTCGGGGTGAAGGCCTATAACAACTACGGCCTCAGCGAGCTCAACGGCCCGGGCGTGGCCATGGAGTGCCCGGAGCAGAACGGCCTGCACCTCTGGGAGGACGCCTTCCTCCTGGAGGTGGTGGACCCCGAAAGCCTGGAGCCGGTGCCCGAGGGGCAGGTGGGCGAGCTGGTGCTCACCACCCTGCGCCGCAAGGCCATGCCCCTGATCCGCTACCGCACCCGCGACCTGGCCGCCGTGCTGCCCGGCCCCTGCCCCTGCGGCCGCACCCACCGGCGCATCAGCCGCATCGCGGGGCGCAGCGACGACATGTTCATCATCAAGGGCGTGAACGTCTATCCCATGCAGGTGGAGGCGGTGCTCATGGGCTTTGTTGAGGCGGGCAACAACTATGTGATCGTTTTGGAGGGCGACGAGTCCGGGGCGCGCATGACCCTCCGGGTGGAGCTGTCCGCCGAGGCGGGCGGCATGGGGGCCGATCAGCGCGAGGCCCTGGGGCGGCGCATCGCCGGACGCCTGCGCGACGAGATCTTGGTCACACCCCGGGTGGAGCCGGTCGATCCGGGCAGCCTGCCCAAGGCCGAGGGCAAGGCCCAGCGGGTGCAGGATTTGCGCGTCTAG
- a CDS encoding alpha-glucosidase C-terminal domain-containing protein, translated as MPHDPVPPKVHYDADPDYTRPRLEIGAEHREHFLSLLGFLYGPDTAAKLLPQLERVIQVHHAYKPEALRALEPGRLARPMFSQGDMILITYGDMITGGDGTPLATLAAAADKYMEAPDILHILPFFPYSSDRGFSVVDFKEVDPRLGSWDDIHRLAGRYRLMFDGVLNHLSARSRVFQDFLAGRPDVQKFFISYDSPDELTPDQRSKIFRPRVSDILTPFTTINGTRWVWTTFSADQIDLNYRHPPVLLEVVDALLFYIRQGADLLRLDAVTYIWAEPGTECVHLPQTHAIVKLLRAVVELAAPGVALITETNVPHADNVSYFGNGSDEAHMVYNFALPPLVLHAIYRGDASYLAAWAADLEPPSDDAYFFNILDTHDGIGLMGVKEILPPEELEFIEESAKANGALISYKTVEGRGEEPYEINSTWWSALNGPDGDMERNVERYVASRAVPLSLKGVPGVYLHGAVGSENDMTTYERTHHKRDVNRATVDLRRLEREWDHPGTKINLLGRRMRHLRLLRVAQPAFHPQGRQQVLAAPRPVLALLRTSPDGAEHLLALINLSGQAVHLELPLPKEVAGVERWRDLVGGDEVATLGGKLELELRPYRVAWLRPLREIKQG; from the coding sequence ATGCCGCACGACCCGGTGCCCCCCAAGGTTCACTACGACGCCGATCCCGACTACACCCGCCCCCGCCTGGAGATCGGCGCGGAGCACCGGGAGCACTTCCTCTCGCTGCTGGGCTTTCTCTACGGCCCCGACACGGCGGCCAAGCTTCTGCCCCAGCTGGAGCGCGTCATCCAGGTGCACCACGCCTACAAGCCCGAGGCGTTGCGCGCTCTGGAGCCGGGGCGGCTGGCCCGGCCCATGTTCAGCCAGGGCGACATGATCCTCATCACCTACGGCGACATGATCACCGGCGGGGATGGCACCCCCCTGGCCACCCTGGCCGCGGCGGCGGACAAGTACATGGAGGCGCCGGACATCCTGCACATCCTGCCCTTTTTCCCTTATTCCTCGGACCGGGGCTTCTCGGTGGTGGACTTCAAGGAGGTGGACCCGCGCCTGGGCTCCTGGGACGATATCCACCGCCTGGCCGGCCGCTACCGCCTGATGTTCGACGGGGTGCTCAACCACCTCTCGGCCCGCAGCCGGGTGTTCCAGGACTTCCTGGCCGGGCGTCCCGACGTGCAGAAGTTCTTCATTTCCTACGACTCGCCCGACGAGCTGACCCCGGACCAGCGCTCCAAGATCTTCCGCCCCCGGGTCAGCGACATCCTGACGCCCTTTACGACCATCAACGGCACCCGCTGGGTGTGGACCACCTTCAGCGCCGACCAGATCGACCTGAACTACCGCCATCCCCCGGTGCTCCTGGAGGTGGTGGACGCGCTGTTGTTCTACATCCGCCAAGGCGCGGACCTCTTGCGCCTGGACGCGGTCACCTACATCTGGGCCGAGCCGGGCACCGAGTGCGTGCATCTGCCCCAGACCCACGCCATCGTCAAACTGCTCCGGGCGGTGGTGGAACTGGCCGCGCCCGGCGTGGCGCTCATCACCGAGACCAACGTACCCCACGCGGACAACGTGTCCTATTTCGGCAACGGCAGCGACGAGGCCCACATGGTCTACAACTTCGCCCTGCCGCCGCTGGTCTTGCACGCCATCTACCGGGGCGACGCCTCCTACCTGGCCGCCTGGGCCGCCGATCTGGAGCCGCCCAGCGATGACGCCTACTTCTTCAACATCCTGGACACCCACGACGGCATCGGGCTGATGGGCGTGAAGGAGATACTCCCGCCAGAGGAGCTGGAGTTCATCGAAGAGAGCGCCAAGGCCAACGGCGCGCTCATCTCCTACAAGACGGTGGAGGGCCGGGGCGAGGAGCCCTACGAGATCAACAGCACCTGGTGGAGCGCCCTCAACGGGCCCGACGGCGACATGGAGCGCAACGTGGAGCGCTACGTGGCCTCGCGGGCGGTGCCCCTCTCGCTCAAGGGGGTGCCCGGAGTGTATCTGCACGGGGCCGTGGGCTCGGAAAACGACATGACCACCTACGAGCGCACCCATCACAAGCGCGACGTGAACCGGGCCACGGTGGACCTGAGGCGGCTGGAGCGGGAGTGGGACCACCCGGGCACCAAGATAAACCTCTTGGGCCGAAGGATGCGCCATCTGCGCCTTCTCCGGGTGGCCCAGCCCGCCTTCCATCCCCAGGGCCGCCAGCAGGTGCTCGCGGCCCCGCGCCCGGTGCTGGCCCTGTTGCGCACCTCCCCGGACGGCGCGGAGCATCTCCTGGCCCTGATCAACCTCTCGGGCCAGGCGGTGCATTTGGAGCTGCCCCTGCCCAAGGAGGTGGCCGGGGTGGAGCGCTGGCGCGACCTGGTGGGCGGCGACGAGGTGGCCACCCTGGGCGGCAAGCTCGAGTTGGAGCTTCGCCCCTACCGCGTGGCCTGGCTGCGCCCCCTGCGCGAGATCAAGCAGGGCTAA
- a CDS encoding GNAT family N-acetyltransferase: MSWRELYDKRLKDPKRAMRLVGRGQRVFVGTACAEPRGLVAALMARADELHDVQLLHFVTMDAAEYTDRRFDRRFRHNAFFIGPSTRQAVADARADYTPVFMHQIPGLFRSGQVELDVALIQVSPPDSHGFVSLGIGVDVARAAAESATTVIAQVNRNMPRTMGNTYLRVSDIDVFVELDEELREFPYPPPDEVGLKIAQHAAGLIEDGDCLHIGYGHIPYAMLPLLADKKDLGLHTEVVSDEMMPLIDNGVINGRKKNHLPGRVVCSFCIGTRAMYDYVNLNPNFLFLPSDQVYNPLEIAKNDNMVSVGSALQVDLSGQVSSESAGYHFYSGIGGRLDFIRGAAMSNGGRSILVLPSTTKDAKTSRIVHHLAEGAGVIATRGDVDYVVTEYGVAYLHGRSIRERALALINIAHPKHRADLLGQAKADAYIYPDQVLHISEVDLYPEWAEAEARLKGGRKVHIRPVKPTDELLMQELFYSHSDETIFNRYFRPVRALPHATAQDLVNLDYSEQMALVATTGPIGREKIVGVGRYSLGDPTGLAEVAYTVNERFQGTGLGTVLQNHLTAYAKKKGVPGFWAVSFGSNKAMLSVFGKLGPYYRQVIEPGVWRVEHWFDGPPEDHQGELVESER, encoded by the coding sequence ATGAGCTGGCGGGAGCTTTACGACAAGCGATTGAAAGACCCCAAGCGGGCCATGCGCCTGGTGGGGCGGGGGCAGCGGGTCTTCGTGGGCACCGCCTGCGCCGAGCCCCGGGGCCTGGTGGCCGCCCTGATGGCCCGGGCCGACGAGCTGCACGACGTGCAGCTACTCCACTTCGTGACCATGGATGCGGCCGAGTACACCGACCGCCGCTTTGACCGTCGCTTCCGGCACAACGCCTTTTTCATCGGCCCCTCCACCCGCCAGGCGGTGGCCGACGCCCGGGCCGACTACACCCCGGTGTTCATGCACCAGATCCCCGGCCTGTTCCGCTCCGGCCAGGTGGAGCTGGACGTGGCCCTGATACAGGTGAGCCCGCCGGACAGCCACGGCTTCGTGAGCCTGGGCATCGGGGTGGACGTGGCTCGCGCCGCGGCCGAGAGCGCCACCACGGTGATCGCCCAGGTGAACCGCAACATGCCCCGCACCATGGGCAACACCTACCTCCGGGTCAGCGACATCGACGTGTTCGTGGAGCTGGACGAGGAGCTAAGGGAGTTCCCCTATCCCCCGCCTGACGAGGTGGGCCTCAAGATCGCGCAGCACGCCGCCGGGCTCATCGAGGACGGCGACTGCCTGCACATCGGCTACGGCCACATCCCCTACGCCATGCTGCCCCTGTTGGCGGACAAAAAAGACCTGGGCCTGCACACCGAGGTGGTCTCCGACGAGATGATGCCGCTCATCGACAACGGGGTGATCAACGGGCGCAAGAAGAACCACCTGCCCGGCAGGGTGGTCTGCTCCTTCTGCATCGGCACCCGGGCCATGTACGACTACGTGAACCTGAACCCCAACTTCCTCTTCCTGCCCAGCGACCAGGTCTACAACCCCCTGGAGATCGCCAAGAACGACAACATGGTCTCCGTGGGCAGCGCCTTGCAGGTGGACCTCTCGGGCCAGGTGTCCTCCGAGTCGGCGGGCTACCATTTCTACTCGGGCATCGGCGGGCGGCTGGACTTCATCCGGGGCGCGGCCATGAGCAACGGCGGCCGCTCCATCCTGGTGTTGCCCAGCACCACCAAGGATGCCAAGACCAGCCGCATCGTGCACCACCTGGCCGAGGGCGCGGGGGTCATCGCCACCCGGGGCGACGTGGACTACGTGGTCACCGAGTACGGCGTGGCCTATCTACACGGCCGCTCCATCCGCGAGCGGGCCCTGGCGTTGATCAACATCGCCCACCCCAAGCACCGGGCCGACCTGCTCGGCCAGGCCAAGGCCGACGCCTACATCTACCCGGACCAGGTGCTGCACATCTCCGAGGTGGATCTATACCCCGAGTGGGCCGAGGCCGAGGCGCGGCTCAAGGGCGGGCGCAAGGTGCACATCCGCCCGGTGAAGCCCACCGACGAACTGCTCATGCAGGAGCTGTTCTACTCCCACTCCGACGAGACGATCTTTAACCGCTACTTCCGGCCCGTCCGGGCCCTGCCCCACGCCACGGCGCAAGACCTGGTGAACCTGGACTACAGCGAGCAGATGGCCCTGGTGGCCACCACCGGACCCATCGGCCGGGAGAAGATCGTGGGCGTGGGGCGCTACAGCCTGGGCGACCCCACCGGCCTGGCCGAGGTGGCCTACACGGTCAACGAGCGCTTCCAGGGCACCGGCCTGGGCACGGTCTTGCAAAACCACCTGACCGCCTATGCCAAGAAGAAGGGCGTGCCCGGCTTCTGGGCCGTTAGCTTCGGCTCCAACAAGGCCATGCTGTCGGTCTTCGGCAAGCTGGGCCCCTACTACCGCCAGGTCATCGAGCCCGGCGTGTGGCGGGTGGAGCACTGGTTCGACGGCCCGCCCGAGGATCACCAGGGCGAGCTGGTGGAGTCGGAGCGGTAG